The following coding sequences lie in one Pontibacter sp. G13 genomic window:
- a CDS encoding RagB/SusD family nutrient uptake outer membrane protein, producing the protein MKFVRLQIFAALLSSAAILGGCANLDENPEGLLTPDSFYNNSNDLKAGVVAAYRPFMEYYLNAQGSLPTLGGDDVTSKTGGNKEPFRGFDRFAANPSYEWLKQHSWDPLFRTIFHANAVINNYEKVEESFARDAIAAEAYFLRGWSYFMLVRIFGPVPIVTGDATGEEPRNPESEVYELIMSDLTFAADKLPSSWFGEPGRVNKWAAKLLLSKAYLTTAGWPLKQTGNYAQAASLAKEVIDDSPFDLLANYEDLWLESNDNNRESVFAVQACADCGDWQFANRMPYSIGSEAEEGGWDDYYAEINFFKEFPEGPRKDVTFQTSFNGIPWEQSSKGHPYYQKTRGFQVATINSLNAYVLRFADAHLIYAEASNMAEGAPSPAAYESVNKIRRRAAGLPINSADATVDLTGLSSGDFHKAVLAERGWEFAAEWERWWDLVRNQMVAEATAKRDFDNELPLNAMVDVNSEASFEPYYYAPIPLNEMLLRKDWIQNPCCR; encoded by the coding sequence ATGAAATTTGTTAGGCTACAAATATTCGCAGCACTGCTCTCCAGTGCCGCTATTCTGGGAGGTTGTGCCAATCTCGACGAGAATCCTGAAGGGCTTTTGACGCCAGATAGCTTCTACAACAACAGCAATGACCTCAAGGCTGGTGTAGTTGCGGCATACCGCCCATTCATGGAGTATTATCTCAACGCTCAGGGCTCACTGCCGACCTTGGGAGGAGATGATGTGACTTCCAAAACAGGAGGAAACAAGGAGCCTTTCCGTGGTTTTGACCGATTCGCAGCGAATCCTTCCTACGAATGGTTGAAGCAACACTCTTGGGACCCGCTCTTTAGAACCATCTTCCACGCCAACGCAGTGATCAACAACTACGAAAAGGTGGAAGAATCCTTCGCACGCGACGCCATTGCAGCAGAGGCATACTTCCTGAGAGGCTGGTCCTACTTTATGCTGGTTCGAATCTTTGGCCCTGTGCCCATCGTGACCGGTGATGCCACGGGTGAAGAGCCTCGCAATCCAGAAAGTGAAGTATACGAGTTGATCATGTCCGATTTGACGTTTGCTGCCGATAAGCTTCCTTCCTCTTGGTTTGGGGAGCCCGGCCGTGTAAACAAATGGGCTGCCAAACTCCTTTTGTCCAAGGCTTACTTGACGACTGCTGGATGGCCACTCAAGCAAACCGGAAACTATGCGCAAGCTGCTTCCCTCGCCAAGGAAGTGATCGACGACTCTCCATTCGATCTTCTGGCCAACTACGAAGATCTATGGCTTGAATCCAATGACAACAACAGAGAAAGCGTATTCGCGGTACAGGCCTGCGCCGATTGCGGCGACTGGCAGTTTGCCAACCGGATGCCTTACTCCATCGGTTCCGAGGCTGAAGAAGGCGGATGGGATGACTACTATGCGGAGATCAACTTCTTCAAAGAGTTCCCAGAAGGCCCTCGTAAGGACGTGACCTTCCAGACTTCTTTCAACGGTATTCCTTGGGAGCAATCTTCCAAAGGTCACCCTTATTACCAGAAGACTCGTGGATTCCAGGTAGCGACCATCAACAGCTTGAACGCATACGTATTGCGTTTCGCCGATGCGCACTTGATCTATGCCGAGGCTTCCAACATGGCAGAAGGTGCTCCGAGTCCAGCTGCTTACGAATCTGTCAACAAGATCCGTCGTCGTGCTGCTGGCTTGCCGATCAACTCGGCTGACGCGACTGTGGACCTCACAGGATTGTCTAGCGGAGATTTCCACAAGGCAGTATTGGCCGAACGTGGATGGGAATTTGCTGCCGAATGGGAGCGCTGGTGGGATTTGGTTCGGAACCAGATGGTGGCCGAAGCTACTGCCAAGCGTGATTTCGACAATGAGCTTCCCCTCAATGCGATGGTGGACGTGAATTCCGAGGCTTCCTTTGAGCCATATTACTACGCACCGATTCCGTTGAACGAAATGCTGCTCAGAAAGGACTGGATTCAGAATCCTTGCTGTAGATAA
- a CDS encoding TonB-dependent receptor, whose product MSATLKLPKFIWAFILPFLVVQSVFGQIQVNGTVTDSEEGTPLTGATVLLVGGTTGAFTDDQGNFTLEVPAQSSELEISYIGYATQRITVGNQTSIKIQLAADYSSLDEVVVVGYGTKKKVDITGSISSVSQDDFEAQPITRVSDILQGRTAGVQINNTNGSPGNNAKIRIRGTNSITGSGNPLIVLDGVIGASLGAINPADIQTIQVLKDASATALYGSRGANGVVLVTTKQGTQNKTSVNFDAFWGMQSLPKKIDVVDGATYATLVNEQLALDGSAPAFSEADIQMLADSGGTDWQDEIYRSPSEALQQNYSVSFSGKKDGLGYFISGNIVNNEGMLVNNYYDRVALRSNLTFDVNDRIDVGLNMTYSKEQALNGFISNLLFAPNAAALIFDPTSPAYAEDGTPTKFAPYGSIAVSPLASALGREDLRDTWTQTGTFFLNYRIAKGLTYSFTGGIRNVNYTGSNFVAGYASTGVNVANVFNNDFSQLQQTHLLQYQNTFSDIHNLTVKAVFEEQAISSYANSALGSGLLVEDVKINNIGFADVQQIQSGQSQEAIRSFVGRVEYDLANKYLITATARVDGSSKFSKENRYSVFPSVALAWRISQENFLVDSDVLSNLKLRASIGQIGNQAVNPYSSFGLLQFGLPFNAVLDNQAPVIGIAPGRFANPDLKWETTTQIDAGFDIGFWDGRLFGSFDYYQKNTTDLLLNVSVPTYTGISTELRNVGEVENKGFEIDMGAVIINSDNFWWETSFNFSHNKTKVLNIGDADAIFPGSGFAGSASIISRVEVGDELGNFFGYINEGTYGTDEEELAAQFGKVPGDTKYADLNGDGVINGDDVTIIGNGAPDFFWGMNNTMAYKGFELNIFIQSIMGHDIFNVQRAIMMGASGDVGTPTHADILDRWTPDNQDTDVPAFSGTNFQAPEDSRFIEDGTFVRLRNVRLSYTLTPEQVGAKFFQGMTFFASGQNLLTLTNYKGYDPEVSGSGNSNVDQSIDNGTYPNPRVVTLGVNLSF is encoded by the coding sequence ATGAGTGCTACTCTCAAACTTCCCAAATTTATTTGGGCATTTATTCTACCGTTTCTGGTGGTCCAATCAGTGTTCGGACAGATCCAGGTAAACGGTACTGTTACTGACTCAGAAGAAGGAACTCCCCTCACTGGAGCGACTGTCCTTCTGGTTGGTGGGACTACTGGTGCATTTACTGACGATCAAGGAAACTTTACCCTTGAAGTGCCTGCTCAATCTTCCGAATTGGAAATTTCCTATATCGGATATGCTACTCAAAGGATTACCGTAGGTAACCAAACCTCGATCAAGATTCAATTGGCGGCTGACTACAGTTCTCTGGACGAAGTAGTCGTAGTCGGTTACGGAACCAAAAAGAAGGTGGACATTACCGGTTCTATCTCTTCGGTTTCCCAAGATGATTTTGAGGCTCAGCCGATCACCCGGGTGTCTGACATCCTTCAGGGACGTACAGCGGGTGTCCAGATCAACAACACGAATGGTTCTCCGGGCAACAATGCCAAGATCCGTATCCGTGGAACAAACTCCATTACAGGTTCCGGCAATCCATTGATCGTATTGGATGGTGTGATTGGTGCTAGTTTGGGAGCGATCAACCCTGCTGATATCCAGACGATTCAGGTATTGAAGGATGCATCCGCTACTGCGCTGTATGGATCTCGCGGTGCCAATGGAGTCGTTTTGGTGACTACCAAGCAAGGTACTCAGAACAAGACCTCTGTCAACTTCGACGCATTCTGGGGCATGCAATCTTTGCCTAAGAAGATCGACGTAGTAGATGGTGCGACCTATGCGACGCTGGTCAATGAGCAGTTGGCGCTGGATGGAAGTGCTCCCGCTTTTAGCGAAGCCGATATCCAAATGCTGGCTGATTCCGGTGGTACAGACTGGCAAGATGAGATCTACCGTAGCCCTTCCGAGGCGCTTCAGCAGAACTACTCCGTTTCGTTCTCCGGAAAGAAGGATGGACTCGGGTACTTCATCTCCGGTAACATCGTGAACAACGAGGGTATGTTGGTGAACAACTACTATGATCGTGTTGCGCTTCGTTCCAACTTGACATTCGATGTCAATGACCGTATCGACGTTGGCTTGAACATGACCTACTCCAAGGAGCAGGCATTGAATGGATTTATCTCCAACTTGCTGTTTGCGCCAAACGCGGCTGCATTGATCTTCGACCCCACTTCCCCTGCTTACGCTGAAGATGGAACTCCTACCAAATTCGCTCCTTATGGTTCGATCGCGGTTTCTCCATTGGCATCTGCTTTGGGACGTGAGGATTTGCGCGATACGTGGACCCAGACCGGTACGTTCTTCTTGAATTACCGCATCGCCAAGGGATTGACTTACTCCTTCACAGGAGGTATCCGCAATGTCAACTACACCGGAAGTAACTTCGTAGCGGGCTATGCTTCAACAGGTGTCAATGTGGCGAATGTCTTCAACAACGACTTCAGCCAGTTGCAGCAAACACACTTGTTGCAATACCAGAATACCTTTTCCGACATCCACAACTTGACCGTGAAGGCTGTATTTGAGGAGCAGGCGATCTCTAGCTATGCGAACTCTGCTTTGGGTTCTGGCTTGTTGGTGGAAGATGTGAAAATCAACAACATTGGATTCGCAGATGTACAGCAGATCCAGTCTGGACAATCTCAAGAGGCTATTCGTTCTTTCGTAGGACGCGTAGAATATGACTTGGCCAACAAATACCTCATCACTGCGACTGCGCGTGTGGATGGATCTTCCAAGTTCTCCAAAGAGAATCGCTACAGTGTCTTCCCATCCGTGGCTTTGGCATGGCGTATTTCTCAAGAAAACTTCCTGGTGGATTCTGATGTGTTGAGCAACTTGAAACTGCGTGCAAGTATCGGTCAGATCGGTAACCAAGCCGTGAATCCATACTCTTCCTTTGGGTTGTTGCAGTTCGGTCTGCCTTTCAACGCTGTATTGGACAACCAAGCTCCTGTCATCGGTATCGCTCCGGGCCGATTCGCCAACCCTGACCTCAAGTGGGAGACCACTACGCAGATCGACGCTGGTTTCGACATCGGATTCTGGGACGGACGTCTCTTCGGTAGCTTTGACTACTACCAGAAGAATACCACTGACTTGTTGCTCAACGTGAGTGTACCGACCTATACAGGTATCTCTACCGAGCTCCGTAACGTCGGTGAGGTAGAAAACAAAGGCTTTGAGATCGATATGGGAGCTGTGATCATCAACTCTGACAATTTCTGGTGGGAAACTTCCTTCAACTTCTCTCATAACAAAACCAAGGTATTGAACATCGGTGATGCCGATGCGATCTTCCCAGGTAGCGGTTTTGCTGGATCTGCGTCCATCATTTCTCGCGTAGAGGTAGGGGACGAATTGGGCAACTTTTTCGGCTACATCAATGAAGGTACTTACGGTACTGACGAAGAGGAATTGGCTGCTCAGTTCGGCAAGGTTCCCGGCGATACCAAGTATGCCGACCTCAATGGAGATGGTGTGATCAACGGTGACGATGTAACGATCATTGGTAACGGTGCTCCCGATTTCTTCTGGGGTATGAACAACACCATGGCCTACAAAGGCTTTGAGTTGAACATCTTCATCCAGTCCATCATGGGACACGATATCTTCAACGTACAGCGTGCCATCATGATGGGCGCAAGTGGTGATGTCGGAACTCCTACTCACGCCGATATCCTAGATCGTTGGACCCCTGACAATCAGGATACCGATGTTCCTGCATTCTCCGGAACCAACTTCCAAGCGCCAGAAGATTCTCGCTTCATCGAGGATGGAACATTCGTTCGTCTAAGAAACGTGCGTCTGAGCTATACCCTCACGCCTGAGCAAGTAGGTGCCAAGTTCTTCCAAGGCATGACCTTCTTCGCTTCCGGACAGAACTTGCTCACGCTGACCAACTACAAAGGTTACGATCCAGAGGTTTCCGGCTCCGGAAATTCCAATGTAGACCAGAGTATCGACAACGGTACTTACCCGAACCCAAGAGTTGTCACATTGGGCGTGAATCTTTCTTTCTAA
- a CDS encoding sugar porter family MFS transporter, whose amino-acid sequence MNSDQFQAFRYAFIVSLGGFIFGLDAAIISGTVKFITSEFQLSDLRIGAVVSAPGFGVLFALLGAGYLSDNYGRKKTLQLISILYLVSAVCSALAPNFMSLVAARFIGGLAFTSLSLASMYIGEIAPSNMRGKLVSMNQINIVIGLSAAYFINLLILKASQSPASWVTSLGLDQHTWRWMLGAEIIPAALWFWMLNSIPESPRWLMLMGRANDARASLERIFPGQDIEDQMEELTANASQDEDTRSTFEQVKQLFAPSMRTACLIGLVVAVVQPITGINAIMFYAPTVFEQVGIGTDAAFAQAVYVGLSSIVFTVMALLLIDRIGRRPLILWGLLWGVASLGVCSLGFGMAHYELSEQHVQQLSTELDAAKLAPMVGVVYDNDVAFKEALKEHLGETEAKQHEGRLIQMGGHLNSTLILLGILSFIGAFHFSIGPIMWVLFSEIFPIAVRGIAIPFFALITSIISYLVQQFFPLQLSMMGASEIFLFYAGMSALGLVVLVYFLPETKNKTIEEIEIALGNLRSEAPIAD is encoded by the coding sequence ATGAACTCCGATCAATTTCAGGCCTTTCGGTACGCCTTCATCGTATCGCTTGGCGGCTTCATATTTGGACTAGATGCTGCGATCATTTCTGGAACAGTCAAATTCATCACCTCTGAATTTCAATTGTCAGATCTGCGTATTGGTGCCGTGGTGAGCGCGCCAGGCTTCGGAGTTCTGTTTGCCTTGTTGGGTGCTGGCTACCTCAGTGACAACTACGGTCGCAAGAAGACCTTGCAGTTGATTTCCATCTTGTATTTGGTTTCCGCAGTTTGTTCCGCACTTGCGCCTAACTTCATGTCGCTTGTGGCCGCCCGATTCATTGGCGGATTGGCCTTTACGTCCCTCTCCTTGGCTTCGATGTATATCGGCGAAATCGCGCCTTCCAATATGCGGGGGAAGTTGGTTTCGATGAATCAAATCAACATCGTGATCGGACTTTCTGCAGCCTACTTCATCAACCTTTTGATCCTGAAAGCCTCCCAAAGCCCAGCTTCTTGGGTGACCTCTCTGGGACTCGATCAGCATACCTGGAGATGGATGCTAGGCGCCGAAATTATTCCGGCAGCCCTTTGGTTCTGGATGCTCAACTCCATCCCTGAAAGTCCACGATGGCTCATGCTCATGGGACGTGCCAATGATGCAAGAGCCAGCCTAGAGCGGATTTTTCCCGGTCAGGATATCGAGGATCAAATGGAGGAATTGACTGCGAATGCCTCGCAGGATGAAGATACTCGCTCTACCTTCGAGCAAGTCAAGCAACTGTTTGCACCCAGTATGCGAACTGCTTGCCTGATCGGCCTCGTCGTAGCGGTTGTGCAACCCATCACAGGAATCAACGCGATCATGTTTTACGCACCGACCGTGTTTGAGCAAGTGGGAATCGGGACTGATGCCGCATTTGCCCAAGCGGTGTATGTCGGCCTGAGCAGTATTGTATTCACGGTGATGGCATTGCTTCTGATAGATCGGATTGGTCGTAGGCCCCTGATTTTGTGGGGATTGCTATGGGGAGTTGCCAGTTTGGGGGTATGCTCGCTGGGATTTGGGATGGCTCACTACGAATTGAGCGAGCAACACGTCCAGCAATTGTCCACAGAGCTAGATGCGGCCAAGCTGGCACCGATGGTGGGAGTCGTCTATGACAATGACGTGGCCTTCAAGGAAGCACTCAAAGAACATTTGGGAGAGACGGAGGCCAAGCAACACGAAGGCCGCCTCATCCAGATGGGCGGACACCTCAATTCCACCCTCATTTTGTTGGGCATTTTGAGTTTCATTGGTGCGTTTCACTTCTCCATCGGCCCGATCATGTGGGTCCTATTCTCCGAAATCTTCCCGATTGCCGTGCGCGGAATTGCGATTCCATTCTTCGCATTGATCACGAGTATCATATCCTACTTGGTTCAGCAATTCTTCCCCTTGCAACTATCGATGATGGGGGCCAGCGAGATCTTCCTGTTCTACGCGGGGATGTCTGCATTGGGATTGGTGGTCTTGGTGTACTTCCTGCCTGAGACCAAAAACAAGACTATTGAAGAGATCGAAATCGCCTTGGGGAATCTTCGCAGCGAAGCCCCCATTGCTGACTAG
- a CDS encoding pyridoxamine 5'-phosphate oxidase family protein — translation MGKRFTEIQPQMAEFIGNQHMFFVGTAAESGRVNVSPKGMDTFRVLGPNQIAWLNLTGSGNETAAHLALNSRMTIMFAAFEGKPLILRLYGTAKIYHPRDKEYQAHIGKFSEIAGARQIVLMDVDLVQTSCGFAVPFMDFKEDRSILKNWAEKQGQDKIEDYWAEKNTESIDGFETHILS, via the coding sequence ATGGGAAAAAGATTTACGGAAATCCAACCGCAAATGGCCGAATTCATCGGCAATCAGCACATGTTCTTCGTAGGAACAGCCGCCGAGTCTGGCAGGGTCAATGTTTCCCCCAAGGGAATGGATACATTCAGGGTATTGGGGCCCAATCAGATCGCTTGGCTCAACCTCACGGGCTCGGGCAATGAGACTGCCGCGCATTTGGCCCTCAATTCGAGGATGACCATCATGTTTGCTGCATTCGAAGGAAAACCACTTATCCTGAGACTCTATGGAACGGCCAAGATTTACCATCCTCGTGACAAAGAATATCAAGCGCACATCGGCAAGTTTTCCGAAATCGCCGGGGCACGTCAAATCGTTCTGATGGACGTGGATCTCGTGCAGACAAGTTGTGGGTTTGCGGTTCCGTTCATGGATTTCAAAGAGGACAGGAGCATCCTCAAGAATTGGGCAGAAAAGCAAGGTCAGGACAAGATCGAAGACTACTGGGCCGAAAAGAATACCGAAAGTATCGACGGCTTCGAGACGCACATCTTGTCCTGA
- a CDS encoding amidohydrolase family protein has protein sequence MINLSQTVRIWVLAIATCLSMPALYSQAPKAPVRMNDSHFHLTNYVQEGISLGDMLGIMGDQVERVALFGIPLQQTWSYENSGEYGPEYYLHSDAPLYYYSFTDAYIATEYLKLSPEQQKRFDPMITGFNPADMYGVDHIKRVLHAFPGVFTGIGEFTIHKEFVSSKVAGDVASLTDPALDSILSFAGESGLLVLIHCDMDIPFQKDGAEPVYLDQMMETLAKHKESTIIWAHMGLGRVVHPVRTVGDVAPDEIHPNHVYIIEGILSDSQYDHVYFDISWDEVAKYILQNQKTLFATAKLIEDHPTRFLFGSDTVSPKDDDAYYGVYEMYQPLWEALTPKTRDLVLKGNYNRLFDSASEKVRAWEAENVKP, from the coding sequence ATGATCAATTTATCTCAGACTGTCAGAATTTGGGTGCTTGCCATCGCTACCTGTCTGTCGATGCCAGCACTTTACAGCCAGGCCCCTAAAGCTCCCGTGCGTATGAATGATTCCCATTTCCACCTGACCAATTATGTTCAGGAGGGGATTTCTTTGGGCGATATGCTCGGAATTATGGGCGATCAGGTAGAACGTGTGGCGCTGTTTGGCATACCGCTACAGCAGACTTGGTCTTACGAGAATTCGGGCGAGTACGGCCCTGAATACTATCTGCATTCGGATGCGCCGCTGTACTACTATTCCTTCACGGATGCCTACATCGCCACGGAATACCTCAAACTAAGTCCTGAGCAACAAAAGCGGTTTGATCCCATGATTACGGGATTCAATCCAGCGGATATGTATGGGGTGGACCATATTAAACGAGTCCTGCACGCGTTTCCGGGGGTATTCACGGGAATTGGGGAGTTTACCATCCACAAGGAATTTGTCTCTTCGAAAGTGGCAGGGGATGTGGCCAGTCTGACTGATCCTGCACTGGATAGCATATTGTCATTTGCAGGGGAATCAGGACTGTTGGTGTTGATCCATTGTGATATGGACATTCCCTTTCAGAAGGATGGAGCGGAGCCTGTATATCTGGATCAAATGATGGAGACTTTGGCAAAACACAAAGAATCGACCATCATCTGGGCCCATATGGGATTGGGTAGGGTAGTGCACCCGGTGAGAACGGTGGGAGATGTAGCACCCGACGAAATCCATCCAAATCATGTATACATCATCGAAGGGATTTTGTCGGATTCTCAATATGATCATGTGTATTTCGACATCTCATGGGATGAGGTAGCCAAATACATTCTCCAAAACCAGAAAACGCTCTTTGCCACCGCCAAGCTAATCGAGGATCACCCGACACGCTTTTTGTTTGGTTCAGACACTGTTTCCCCCAAAGATGATGACGCTTATTACGGCGTATACGAGATGTATCAGCCGCTGTGGGAAGCGCTAACACCCAAGACTCGAGATCTGGTCTTGAAGGGCAATTACAATCGCCTGTTCGATTCCGCTTCTGAAAAGGTGAGAGCTTGGGAAGCTGAAAACGTCAAGCCATAA